The following coding sequences are from one Ctenopharyngodon idella isolate HZGC_01 chromosome 17, HZGC01, whole genome shotgun sequence window:
- the jdp2a gene encoding jun dimerization protein 2: MQRFPLFKIYSRPPADVTKGLHSLTSRPKSAVVTGVCDVMPGQIPDPSVTAGSLPSLGPLVGISATTLTEHLKYADLCNLGAMLSPLHLLGKLGKRPLPIKAEKDEEEERRKRRREKNKVAAARCRNKKKERTEYLQRESERLEMMNSELKSQIEELKHERQQLILMLNRHRPTCIVRTDSIKSPEKEANPLLEQVEAE; the protein is encoded by the exons ATGCAACGATTCCCGCTCTTCAAGATCTACTCGCGACCTCCAGCTGACGTCACAAAGGGACTCCACTCGCTCACCTCGAGACCAAAGTCAG CTGTGGTCACGGGCGTTTGTGACGTGATGCCCGGACAGATCCCGGACCCCTCGGTGACGGCGGGCTCACTGCCCAGTCTGGGCCCTCTAGTGGGCATTTCTGCCACCACACTAACTGAACACCTGAAATACGCCGACCTCTGCAACCTTGGGGCCATGCTGTCCCCGTTACATCTACTGGGGAAGCTGGGCAAGCGGCCGCTCCCGATTAAAGCCGAG AAAGATGAAGAGGAAGAGCGGAGGAAAAGAAGGCGAGAGAAAAACAAAGTGGCAGCAGCAAGATGTcgaaacaaaaagaaagaaagaacggaGTATCTCCAAAGG GAATCTGAGCGTCTAGAGATGATGAACTCGGAGCTGAAGTCACAGATCGAGGAGCTGAAGCACGAACGACAGCAGCTCATACTGATGCTCAATCGCCATCGGCCCACCTGCATCGTGAGGACGGACAGCATTAAGAGCCCTGAGAAAGAGGCCAACCCTCTCCTGGAGCAGGTGGAGGCCGAATGA